Below is a genomic region from Augochlora pura isolate Apur16 chromosome 2, APUR_v2.2.1, whole genome shotgun sequence.
AGAAGAAGGGAGTGCGGAATCTAGTCCTTTACTATTAagataacataatttaagtagAATGACGATAATGTTGAGAGAATGTATGCAATCAGAAAGCCTATATAGTTTAGGTATGTGTGTCGCGTGTGCAAATATTACTAACAAATGCATAGatgtatatgaaaaataaatgcaccatacaaaaatttaatgtcTTCTCTTATGTTGTCTAATTTCATCAgcatttaattcatttactaTTCTTCTCGTATGCGGAAGTGATgcgttattatttcataaattctttGCTTCgcacaatttttgaaaatcttaaaaaaagaatcgctaattatatttcgtttcATATCGatgatttaatgattttaatatgttcTTTTATGACGCAAGTATTTTACCTGACGGAAAGAGCATAAAAACTCCGACCATGAAAATATCAATGTCAATATCCTATCTGCAGATGAAGTAAAACTAGCAAGCAGTTCATGTAAATCTTTCATCAAAATCTGACGTTTCTTAaatcaaaacaaaaatatcccattaaaaattctgtatgcctaaattaataaattgagttTATGCTAATTACTTTGTAGCGTATTTGCAAATAGATGAGTTGAATTTATGTTACTTAATGTGCAAAAACACATCTTCTGGTTCATGTTATTGTTTGAACTTTTGCATTAATATTGtctttcgatattttcaagaaaGACTCGCCATTCTATCACATATGTTACACTGAAATAGTGATAAAATACATCCCTGACCATTACTAATAATATCTTATTGATACTTCAATAGTGaattcgtaaaaaataatttattatattatgttttttttaatccCGTGTAGTATCCGTATGCTTGAGATATTGGAAAGAGTGGAATTCTGAAtcaaaatactgtaaatactGCAAATATGTATGATACAATAAAAGATAACGGGACAATAACGCGCAAGTCACACCTTCGGTCCACAAGAGACCTCAGATCGGTCAATATCGACTTATTGTCGAACCGCTCTTGTTACTTAAGTGTCCCTGGATTGCTTCCGCACGGAAGCATCAGAACATTATCTATATCAGCCGCGCCTATATTTtacgaacatttttttcattttatggaCAAAGAAACTGTTTTCTTAGCGCAAATTCAGTTCGAGGTGAAGTTGTTTTAATCGTACCTTATATCTGGAGTTTCCATTTAAAGGTCCTTTGATAAACGTTATAAAAAACTCTTTCCATTGTTCTGGAATAATGCAGGCAAGGTGCACATTAGATGCTTTACGCATAtgtttatttctgtatttactACATTACTTTTATGCTAGACACTTTATTCTTAcctataacaataatattgcaGGGCCTATTTTAATGAATACATTTAATTCTTGTAGTAAGTAAACTATacttaaattacatttatttgcaATCGGAGTAATTCGGAAAATGGATTTAAAAACCTTAATCTTtcgacaattttcaaaatcgtaAAGAAGTTTATACTTAATAATCTTTAACTAACTCTAACTTTCataatctttaaaattgccttgctttctttattttcatcacaatttctaatttcacaGTTACTTTATGGTtgttttagcaatttttttaatttatcgcgttTTTGTTTGTAATAACAAGACAATGCGAtttgtttcgaaaatattatcataaagaATCATCTTTATAGGAAGAACAAACATAggtaaattgtttatatgcatttttccgattgaaagaaaattgacaaTGACAGGATATCTGGAAAAATGAGTTTTCTGATAGTCAATCTGGCAATCGATTATCGAATGAACAAGGTTCCATTTTACATCGCTTGTACTAACACTAATACGTACTTCAATTAAGGCTATTTCGGATATTccatataaattgttaaagttgAATCACTACAagttattatacttatttagAAACATTAATAACGGTTGCTGTAAAGATCGAGGAATGGAgtattttcgaaagaattgGATACACAGAAAATTGCGTTTCCATTAAGATATACAAGTGTAATAGTGTAAATTATACCTATCAGTAGTACTTGACACTATTTTCGAACTATTTACAGTAAGTCGTACCCTTTTCTAAGAAAAGGGTGATTGATCCACTTTGTAAGAAAATGGTTGAAGCTTCATTGTCATGTTCGAAGAAATCTTTAAGTTCGTGGAGAAcgaaaaggaaattaaaaagatttcatagaaattgGGTCGTCCAATTTTCAATCAATTCTGTGTGTTCTTAAAACATTACACGACgttaaaatgcaattaaaattcggCCAATATTATGAAACGAGTGTTTCTAtgtaaacgaaaaattaattttcggtTTCTCTAacatatatttgttacaagAAATGTGGTAGTCAAGAAATATCGTCGCGAATCGCTGCATTGAAGCTAAACACTTCAGTGTCGTTTTACATTGGCTCATTAGATGTGAACTTCTTCTCGTTGCCAATAGCGTTTTCATTCCAAATGCGTTTCTCTTCGTTGAAAAGCTGAATTATTCATCCAACCCAGGTTCTCTTAACAAAGTCAGCGGCCCGTTCACCGATCATGATGGCAGGCGCATTCGTGTTACCGGAAACGACCTTTGGCATGATGCTGGTGTCAGCCACTCTGACACCTCTGACGCCTCTGACTCTTAACTGATTGTCTACCACAGCCAAAGGATCATCCGGAGGCCCCATTTTGCAGGAACCTGCTTGATGATTTTCTGGTGCTGTATCGTGTTTCACTGCGCATTCCCAGTAAGCATCGCAACCAAATTTCAGGTGCTCGCAGTTCTTTACCGGCGTGCGGTCTAACTGGAATCcgtatctaaaatataaaaatgacagtaTATGATtacaataatgataaatttCGTATTAGCAAGTCGAAGTAATTCGTTTAACGAAACTAAAATTACAGGATTGAAATTAAACAAGTctctttcattattattttaattactccgATTCTGTTAGGCCTTATAAGGCTCAATgaaattcgtttcatttaaatattaatattcttctatTAATCAATGCGTGAATAGATTGACGCTTGATTCATTGTCTTATGTTTTGTAATACTATTGATAAACAGTATTGTgcaatactatttattaacatatttcttTTGTGGTTATCTCCCACATTCATTCAAGTAAACCGACATAAGTAGATAACACATTTGTCAATCTAGGTTAATGCATTAAAACgtacataatttcattaaaaagaacAAAGCTGACCTTCAAATGAAAGAATGAGTTAGTTAactttaaaatgtattttccgTGACAGTTGATATCGAGTGAGATGGCttgtttatttcatctatCCATGTAAAGGAGGGATCGTCATACCTGCTGAGAGCTCCGGTCTCGGCTAACCTGATGCTGAATTTGATACCTTCAACAAGCCCGGCCACGTCGTCGGGGTGGTTTAGGTACTTGGGATAAATCATTGGTTTCGAGAGAGGATCGTTGTTGCGCAAACGGAGGTAACCACGACTTTTCGGATGCAGATACGTCGGTATAATGTAGATAGTGCGGTTTGCACCCTTTGACTCCCCGACCATGCCAGTTTCAGCGCAATCCGCCAAGTAACCACCGAAAATTAGTTGTATATCCGGATGGTCCTCCTTTGGATTTGCGTATTTTGTGTTTATCATGGCGGTCACTTCGGATATACCTGTGAAAACATTAACGTACAcgcaattaaaatatgtacCACTGATAAAATCTTTGAATTGCTGGCTTTTATTACTCAATCTCTAGTCGAATGTTATTTCAATCGTGTAACATAGTTTCTACGAAATAACTTACGAAATAAACGTAAAGGTCTGCGGTTGATTCATCTCGGATCGGAAAAatcatattataaatgttcgaAAACCTGATATGCACCACCGATGTCTTATATTGCAACTTTCCTTTCTCTAAATAACTTGCAGACCGCGCGGTTTAGAAACCCATCTTGCGGCGCGTCCCGACGTGAAAAATGACGAAACAGTTCTAACAAAAACGGTTTTGCGCGAACAATACTTCTATCGAAAACTTAAGATGTACCTCGCGGCGCATAGACgcattattacatattattaatttctgataatgTAAATGCTTTCTTGTATTTCACTTTGTAGGTTTCGTAAGTCTATAACGATTCGTAGTCCAACAACGAGAACTGGAATTGtttcaaagtgttaataattagttCCAATTATCTAGCAACAAACGCTGTTTAAAATCACATTCTTCATCAGTAAATGCTGATccatttcataatttctgaATTGAGATTTCAAACTTTCAGACTGAAGATAATTGGAAAACGTACGTCCTGTTGCTTCTCAAACCGGAAGTATTTTGTATGAAAGTTATGTCGGCGATGTTACGAAATTAATGCATAAATTCAGCGCATGAAATCCGTTCTGAGAAAAAAAtcttgcaataatttcagtaCAATGAATCGCAACTGCGTCACAGATTGTCATCACAATTTGTAAGATCTGTATCTTGTGTAGAAACGCCTTAACGTTGAATAGTAGGTTGATTAAAACAAGTGAAATTAGTTCGTTAGGTGCcatgcgagagagagactacCATTTTCGCGGTATTTACTATCCTGTTTGGCTTAGAACCTGTCTTTAATGACCTGGGTATggttagaaaattatagtgCCGTTTTTGGAGAGAAACCAGATCGTAAACTATGCTTTTTGTTGATTAGAGTTGTTCGTATCCAAAGCTTGTTCGAATTGCGATTATGGCAAGACGTGAGAAGAATGATGACCGATACGCTGAATAGCAGGAGAGTATTGACGTATTGATCATACGCAATAACGTCGCatttaacgatttaaaaagttcATACATTGATCGATGCAGCGAGCTACCTCGCAATCATAAATATAGTTTGCAACAAGATCTTGATACAACAAATCTCTGAAATTTTCCTTGTcacgtttaatttcaattacggGCGCGTATTTGCATGAACGAAGGTAGATAAACGAGGTAATTTGTCAATGCAAAGGATTTTCGAGTTCAGCGGAGTCCCATTGTCTGAATTAGTTATGCCGACGTTGCGCTGCCTTTGATAATATTCCAGCATGGACGCATCTCAAGATATCGTCAGCCTCGTGGTCCCTTGGACGGTCTGGCAGAGAAGTACCACAGAACCCCCCGTGTGACCGACTTTTAAGTCGGCTTCGGGCTAAATGACGGTAAACAGACCGATAGGAACCCGGTTGCACCATCTTTGATCGGCGAACACGAACAAGATCATTGTGCAATACGCTTTCACTGGATATCTGCAAAGAAGCCTCTCCGGATCAATCGTTTCGGACACAACTGCATCGACCGAGAACGTTTTTCTCCTTTCATTGTTAATCTCTGTTACATCTTACTCAAGTTCTGCTTTCAGTTGCCTCGCTACTTTTTTTCCCTGCCGTTGTGTTATGCAGCACGCAACTTTTTGCTGTTGAATGCGAATAAATACTCCCTTATCAGGAAGTGCTccatttgtaataattacggACCGTCTGGACACTGTTTTACACTCTTCCTGCGCGACGGCTATAAAACTGGCGGTGCGATGGCATCTgttcctttttcattttcacttcCAACTTAAGAACgaggaatatataaatacagccagTGGCTGTGCACATCTTACTTTACACGTtactttgtaatatttaatatttgtttaccaTTATCGACAATGTTAGCAATACAGGATTTTTACGTAGCATGTTTTTTCTGTATCTTAAGGTTAAACAATTCATTTGAGATATTCCTGGAGTGATCAGGGTCAATATATGTACCTCAGACAATATTAGACAGCATTATATGATATTGAGGCTTTCAATCCACATAGCAGATCTATATACAATATGATTTGTTGCACAAATTCGTGAAGATTTAATCTAACACTATATACCTAGTTAACCGTTCTATTATTTGTATACCcacgattaatttcaataatctagattctacaatttaattacaggAATTGTGGTCGCCAAATTGTTGATATTTGAAGGCTCCTGTTATTATCGTGTAAAGTAATCGTACAATCATTTTACAGAATGGAGTGTCTATCTTCTCAGGCTCGACTTTTTTTTCACCTCTCCAATTACCGATCCTATTGTAAGAAAAGAGACTCTAATAGCGGGATATGAGGTTGTTTACCTGTGCCGGACATCAGGCCGTCTCTGAAGAGCAGGTACTCCATCGCGGTGGCCCAGTTGAGGGGAGTGGTGTCGGTGTCGTTGATAGTGAAGGCCAACGTGTAGGCGACATGATTGTGAAGATTTTTGCCGACACCAGGCAGATCATGAACAACCGGAACTCCTACTGCGTTCAAGTCTTCACGAGGCCCGATACCGCTATTCAAAAGTATTTGCGGCGAGTTTACGGcaccttaaaaaaaaaatgccaAAGACATGTAAATGAGTATACCTCGGAGCCTTCTTGAGGGTCTTTGAACTTTCAACGATCCTTTTGAAGAACGcggtgaaataaattctcggTAAAACGTCAGCATTTATTCGCCGACAACCACGCGCTTTTCTAAAATTCCACTTCCGCTTTAGGTGACGTATGAGCGAGAGAACGAGACAGTGCAACGTTTGTGTTTCTTTTGTGCCGGCTTcgtattattcaaattatttagaaaataattgctaaaatataatacggCACCTTCTCTggctaaataatttaaagatttaaatagTTCTTCTCCAGATTTTTTCGTTATTCTGGAATTCATttatcgttttaattttcattggaaTAAATActtgttcaaataaaatctcaaatactatatatatatatatatatactatattttttggtataaaTCTAGTAATAATCGTTCAAAATGACCCGGTAAccatttatgaaatttatgcaATGAGTAGTGTTACGTCCAGATTCTTTCATTTACGCGTACAACATGCTTTGATAACAAACGAGGGAACTGACaatgaattgtttttaaagtgTCATTGCTGACAGCATGACAAAACAAAATTACGACTCTCAGGGAGCGCGCAGAAATATTGGTACGCCATTTACTGGTAACGAACATCTGAACCGTAGACAACCTTGGGTTCAATGTTCTTCGCACTATAATTGCTCTGTACGGACAAGAGTCATCAACAGCACATTAACCGCGCGTATCCTCTTTCGCGGCGTTTGCTATGGCACTTGTCCTGTGAAGGACACGAAATTTCTATCATTCGCGTGGGTATCGATCTTGTATAAACACAGTGACTCAGGATATTCAGTTAGACGGAAACAATTATAGCACAGAACAATAGGTTGGgactttgaataattattgagatGAATATTATTAGAGATAGCATCGCAATCGTTTATCTAATGTGATTCTATTAGACGCGATACACTAAGAGTTCCAAGACTAAATATCCCGTGGGTGCATTCGACATTAGCTCGTGAGGGCTGCATGTTTCGTATAAGCATTGGGCGCTACCTACTTAACAGTGGTAACGATTGTTAATTCTACGGGAATGGATCTTTCTAATAACCGATTGGCGATGCTTAGGCTCTTTTAAATCTTtggtaatcatttttatagtatttttcattgttcgatagataataagtaattttcaTTCTTGCGGTACAATAACTTTCGCTTAATAGAGACACGTTTCTTTTGTTTGATGAAGAATTTCTAAATACAGACCTCCGAGGTCAAATTGAGGCAATAAATGTTTCGAATCAAGATTTTTCATCccctaaaaaattcaattctttgaACAACTTTATCATTTATTCGCCAATTACCGTTATCGCGCAGCTGTTTAAGGATGTCGTGTAAAATTCTGATCtcatatataattatcgagCTACTGAAATGGTTGAAGCAATCAGAGAGGAACTGTTTATGTCGGTACGTTACTGCAGGTGTGATGGATCTCGTTACAAAAACGATTACCTTTCTGATTTCCTAGTATAGTAAGAACAAATTGCATATTGGGTAGCTGCCTTTTACAAGTACTCAGGCATGGTGAATTGATAGAATGTTGCATAAGGTAGAAGAACATTTAACGTAATAGTTTATTTGCATTTCTACAACCtacgtataaattattcagagAGACTCTCAGTATTTTTTCTGATTAAAGTAAAGATATTTAACTTAGAACAAGTGATTGAATGTACATTCTGTTTAGTAATTCATTCATATTGCTATATTTCGTAAATGATTATGAGAAAGGAATGAGTTTCAAATTCCATTTTTCAATGCCGCTATgactgaatatttaaaaaacattactGGTTTCATTAGGCTCACCTTGTGCCTAGAAAAGTGATAGTGAAATACTAAGTTGTCAGTTACATTGCATAATGTTATAAGATTGCAGATATCTATCGGTCGAAGTTTTATACAGAGGACAAAAGTTCCATAAACTTACGTCATGATTTTACAGGTTGTTAGTAGTTctttagataattatatttaataatacactCAATGCTTCaaatagtatatgtatacatatacaaatttaaactTTCCATACAATTTGTATGTctgatttataaattgatcAAACTTTTcttcaacaaaattttaatcttgttaataatagtaataacaataataacaccTGCAAAACTTCCAAAACAGAAGATGTAGCTGGAGAAACCGTCTACTGTGGGATGACCCATTGCTGTGccttcgatttattttcatgcataatttacatttatcgacatgttacattttttattagaaaataaagcaGATAAGAgaataatgcaaaaatttaatgttttattcaattctaaaGTTAATTgtgtttgaaaaaaaaaacctaaGCAATTTGTTATCTCATAGTAATCGTCTTTACAACCCTCTATTATcattacataatattgtatgtatactattatgtatataacagCAACGAATACACTATGGATAGATTGTATGTGTCTCAAGGAAATCACTTTCGTAACCAAGGCAtctcattttgcataaaggttCATGGCAATGGTATAGTATTATGACAGTCTAGTTACCATACGTATAACTTCTTTGTCAATGGAGACACACGTCGatcaatgaaattgaatacgTTCACTTTAAATGGTATACTGGAGCCGTATTACGAATATTCTAATAACTCCTATTATGTAACGTAATTACCTCCGCTTATGATGACTTCTTTGGCCACCGATACGCGATGGAATTTGTCGTCGTGAACGAATTCCACGCCGACTGCTCTCTTGTTGTTGTCGAATAGGATTTTGGTCGCCGTGGAGTTGAGCATTATATGCAAATTTGGCCGATTTCTAGCCGGCCGAAGGAACGCTCGAGCAGTCGAAAGCCGCGAACCGTTTCTAGAGGTTGTTTGAGCAATTGCGAATCCGGTATGGGTTCGTCCATTCAGATCTACGTTCCCGTATCCTGGAAACAACGAAAGgtcaaacaataattaactTCCTTTCTTACCGAATGCGTCATTGTAACCGCGTGCATTTTAATATCGAG
It encodes:
- the LOC144475546 gene encoding glucose dehydrogenase [FAD, quinone], with product MSCNCPLTPSTGPTLASTCGGPSFMLFMGLLEVFLRSQCDLEDPCNRPVPPNSVNSRYDFVVIGGGSAGATVAARLSEESRFSVLLLEAGLDEPTGTQIPSFFFNFIGSNIDWQYSTESEDGACLNQNDKKCYWPRGKVLGGTSVMNGMTYMRGSRKDYDDWARLGNVGWSYQDVLPYFIRSEDNLQANTMDYGYHGVGGPLTVTQFPYHPPLSYALLEAGKELGYGNVDLNGRTHTGFAIAQTTSRNGSRLSTARAFLRPARNRPNLHIMLNSTATKILFDNNKRAVGVEFVHDDKFHRVSVAKEVIISGGAVNSPQILLNSGIGPREDLNAVGVPVVHDLPGVGKNLHNHVAYTLAFTINDTDTTPLNWATAMEYLLFRDGLMSGTGISEVTAMINTKYANPKEDHPDIQLIFGGYLADCAETGMVGESKGANRTIYIIPTYLHPKSRGYLRLRNNDPLSKPMIYPKYLNHPDDVAGLVEGIKFSIRLAETGALSRYGFQLDRTPVKNCEHLKFGCDAYWECAVKHDTAPENHQAGSCKMGPPDDPLAVVDNQLRVRGVRGVRVADTSIMPKVVSGNTNAPAIMIGERAADFVKRTWVG